The Hymenobacter baengnokdamensis genome includes a region encoding these proteins:
- a CDS encoding toxin-antitoxin system YwqK family antitoxin, translating to MLLPFAAQAQRSQRIVIYFDSTRIHPHEIFRALVAHDTVMQGPYKRFYPNGRLEAQTRYTDGKRDSLYIEFHANGQRRLEATYVAGVRQGAFKTYYPGGKVAQEGTFLDDEPNGPLTTYHPTGEIKLQTTLTKGQPNGAVRELYANGQLAAEVMYANGQPNGAVKFYYPSGKLQSEGMLRNGLLASSYKTYFESGQLESETVMDEKTGKGRYRSFYPSGQLQTEGTYSPAAVRERQVRNPLGDDLTKRVAPRTGTSALDGPATSYYESGKVKGKTTYRLGAPTGRGTTYYEDGQVKEETDYAAQGRDRKVVRYYDAAGQPRQAEEQYKSNRPAGTWREFYPDGKTPRQVETYAANGKLTGERLTYFDSGKVQTRQQFDVNGLQTGPGQEFYASGQVRKEANYLKGLPSGAFEEFHEDGSPAVTGQYKNGKQSGDWIYYKANGHGIERQVTYRDGRPQGSGSRARLNGKPFVPKKKK from the coding sequence TTGCTGTTGCCTTTTGCTGCCCAGGCCCAGCGCTCGCAGCGCATTGTCATTTATTTCGACTCAACTAGGATTCACCCCCACGAGATTTTTCGGGCGCTCGTAGCCCACGATACCGTGATGCAGGGGCCGTACAAGCGGTTTTATCCTAACGGCCGCCTCGAAGCTCAAACGCGCTACACCGACGGCAAGCGCGATTCACTATATATAGAATTTCATGCAAATGGCCAGCGGCGGCTGGAAGCTACCTACGTAGCCGGCGTGCGCCAGGGGGCATTCAAAACATATTACCCTGGCGGTAAGGTGGCCCAGGAAGGCACTTTTCTGGATGATGAGCCCAACGGGCCGCTCACCACTTACCACCCCACCGGCGAGATAAAGCTGCAAACCACGCTCACCAAAGGCCAGCCCAACGGGGCAGTGCGCGAGCTATACGCCAACGGCCAGCTCGCTGCCGAGGTCATGTATGCCAATGGCCAGCCCAACGGCGCAGTGAAGTTTTATTACCCCAGCGGCAAGCTACAGAGCGAAGGCATGCTGCGCAATGGCCTGCTGGCCAGCTCCTACAAAACGTATTTTGAAAGCGGCCAGCTGGAGAGCGAAACGGTGATGGACGAGAAAACCGGCAAGGGGCGCTACCGCTCCTTTTACCCCAGCGGGCAGCTGCAGACCGAAGGCACCTACTCGCCCGCCGCCGTGCGCGAGCGCCAGGTACGCAACCCGCTCGGCGACGACCTTACCAAGCGCGTAGCACCGCGCACCGGCACCTCGGCCCTCGACGGGCCGGCCACGTCGTACTACGAAAGCGGCAAGGTGAAGGGCAAGACTACCTACCGCCTGGGGGCCCCCACCGGCCGGGGCACCACTTACTACGAAGATGGCCAGGTGAAGGAAGAAACGGACTACGCCGCCCAGGGCCGCGACCGCAAGGTAGTGCGCTACTACGACGCGGCCGGCCAGCCCCGGCAGGCCGAGGAGCAGTACAAAAGCAACCGCCCCGCCGGCACCTGGCGCGAGTTTTACCCCGATGGCAAAACGCCCCGCCAGGTCGAAACCTACGCGGCCAATGGCAAGCTCACGGGCGAGCGCCTGACTTATTTCGACAGCGGAAAAGTGCAAACCCGCCAGCAGTTTGACGTGAATGGGCTGCAAACCGGGCCGGGCCAGGAGTTTTACGCGAGCGGCCAGGTACGCAAAGAAGCCAACTACCTCAAAGGATTGCCGTCGGGCGCATTTGAGGAGTTTCACGAAGATGGTAGTCCGGCCGTGACCGGCCAGTATAAAAACGGCAAGCAAAGCGGCGACTGGATATATTATAAAGCGAATGGTCATGGCATCGAGCGCCAGGTAACCTACCGCGACGGCCGGCCCCAGGGCTCGGGCAGCCGCGCCAGGCTCAACGGCAAGCCCTTCGTGCCCAAGAAAAAGAAGTAG
- a CDS encoding acetyl-CoA C-acyltransferase has protein sequence MQVKEVVIVAAVRTPIGSFGGALASLSATELGAIALKGALDKAGVAPELVEQVIMGNVISANLGQAPARQAAKKAGLPDTVECTTVNKVCASGSKAIMFAAQAIMLGQAEVILAGGMESMSNVPYYLDKARFGAKYGNGQMIDGLVRDGLWDPYHDYAMGNAADATAKHYGITREEQDAFARQSYERSAAAAQAGKKKEEIVPVTITVRGKETVVSDDEEYTKVQFDKFAALKPAFTKEGTVTAANASTLNDGAAAVLLMSREKADALGIKPLARIRGFADAEQAPEWFTTTPSLAIPKALKNAGLAAADVDFYEINEAFSVVSLANNKLLNLEGSKVNVYGGAVSLGHPLGASGARIVTTLLSVLEQEGGKIGVTGICNGGGGASSIVLEKL, from the coding sequence ATGCAAGTAAAAGAAGTTGTTATTGTAGCTGCCGTGCGCACGCCCATTGGTTCATTTGGTGGTGCCCTGGCCTCGCTTTCGGCCACCGAGCTCGGTGCCATTGCCCTGAAAGGAGCGCTCGACAAAGCGGGCGTAGCGCCCGAGCTGGTTGAGCAAGTGATTATGGGCAACGTAATCTCGGCTAACCTGGGCCAGGCGCCGGCCCGCCAGGCGGCCAAAAAAGCCGGCTTGCCCGATACCGTGGAATGCACCACGGTAAACAAGGTGTGTGCCTCGGGTTCGAAGGCAATTATGTTTGCTGCCCAGGCCATTATGCTGGGCCAGGCCGAGGTTATTCTGGCTGGTGGCATGGAAAGCATGAGCAACGTGCCTTACTACCTCGACAAGGCGCGCTTCGGCGCTAAATATGGTAATGGCCAGATGATTGACGGCCTGGTGCGCGACGGTCTCTGGGACCCCTACCACGACTACGCCATGGGCAACGCAGCCGATGCCACAGCCAAGCACTATGGCATCACGCGCGAGGAGCAGGATGCCTTTGCCCGCCAGAGCTACGAGCGCAGCGCCGCGGCTGCCCAGGCCGGCAAAAAGAAAGAAGAGATTGTGCCCGTGACCATTACCGTGCGCGGCAAGGAAACCGTGGTGAGCGACGACGAGGAGTACACGAAGGTGCAATTCGATAAATTTGCCGCCCTCAAGCCCGCCTTTACCAAGGAAGGCACCGTGACGGCGGCCAACGCCTCTACCCTCAACGACGGAGCCGCCGCCGTGCTGCTGATGAGCCGCGAAAAAGCCGATGCGCTGGGTATCAAGCCCCTGGCCCGCATTCGTGGCTTTGCCGATGCTGAGCAGGCGCCCGAATGGTTCACAACCACGCCTTCACTGGCCATTCCAAAGGCGCTGAAAAACGCCGGTCTGGCTGCGGCTGACGTAGATTTCTACGAAATCAACGAGGCGTTCTCAGTGGTTTCGCTGGCCAACAACAAGCTCCTCAACCTGGAAGGCAGCAAGGTAAACGTGTATGGCGGAGCCGTGAGTTTGGGCCATCCGCTGGGCGCTTCGGGCGCGCGCATCGTGACCACGCTACTGAGCGTACTGGAGCAGGAAGGCGGCAAAATCGGCGTAACGGGCATCTGCAACGGCGGTGGCGGGGCCAGTTCCATTGTGCTCGAAAAGCTGTAA